The Lathyrus oleraceus cultivar Zhongwan6 chromosome 5, CAAS_Psat_ZW6_1.0, whole genome shotgun sequence genome includes the window ATTCAAAATCATCAATAACCCCGCCTCTAATCCAAACTACAAATCCCCCTTGGCCAATCCAAAAGCCAAATTCCCCTCAGCCAATCCAAACAACAATAACCCCCCATCAATCCAAGCTTCAATAATCTCTCAGCCCATCTAAACTACAATAACCCCTTTGCCAATCCAAACTGCAGAATCGTCACTTTCTTCTGAGACATTTCCTCACCATGAAATTCTATCCCCTCACTCGGAAGATGATGTGGTAAAAGATGAGGCTGAAGATGTTTTGGTAGAAGATGAGAACGAAAACGTTGTTCAAGTGCCTAGTTCTGAGTATTGGGATGTAAATGCCATTAGTAAGTAATTTAAGATTACAATATCTTTAAATGATTTAAATTTTTTACATAGTTGAGTTATGACATTATTTTGTTTACTTTTTTGTGATAGATGAGGAGGATCATATTTCAAACACACGTTTATGTGTGTAAGAAATGGTTGTGAAAATAGAGTCTGATGGAACATGAATAATACTTGAATGGGATAACAAACATCGTGCAGTAGGATCAACTTCTCGTTTGTTAGCTGGGTATTCAGGTAGAATTATTAGAATGTTTAAAGACTTGTCCATTGTGTTCGAAAATTGGAAGGCAATTCCAACGGATAAAAAAACAAAGTTTTATGATGCAAAGATAAAGGTATCATTAATAAACAACTACatatttttataattaatttcatgatgattattatttattttttcaattaattttttatttttatggtTAGCTtcattttgttgttgatgatggGCGTGACAAAGATTTCATACTTGCTTCTGCTGCAAAGAAATGGAGGGATGACCAACATCATTTGTTTCATAAATTTTATAGATGGGATCTCACATTGGAGGAAAATCTTGCAAATTATCGCATTTACGAAAACGATTGGGCTATTTTTGGTCAATATAGGCGGAAAGAAGAAACATAGATAATATTAGTATTTTACTCGTATAATTGTATTCTTAATATATAAGTAATGCATTGTATCTTATCTCTATCTATAACACATGTTTTTATTTATTACCAATgtagaaaatagcaaaaaaagAGAGCCCAAAATAGAGGAAAATTGAAGAATCCACATACACTCAAATCTAAGTCGCTTGCAAGGAAGCAATATGAGTTGGTATTTCTAAATCAATATATTGTTGATTGTATGCATAATAGTAcaaataattaatatttttgCTTATTTGTAATAACTGAGAGCTGGACGACAATACATCATAGGAGAAATGTATGTTGTTTCTCATAAAAAATATGACGGGTCTTTTGTCAATGAAGATGCATACAACAATAATGTAAGTGCAAGTTAATTCTTTTGAAATATTTGTTAGTCTCCTTAAGGTTTGAGAAAATATCGGACCTTTTGGCATCTCTTAGAGGTGAGGAGAATATGTCTGAAAACTGATTAAATTAATTTGATAATTGTGATTATGTTTGAAACTAATATGAACATGATTCTATTATGCTTGAAATGTATATATACAATGATTTGTAGTAGTTAGTGTAAGAGAATCATATTGCTTGCTCAATGTTGCTTGCTCAATTTGCTCTTTTGCATGATTAGGAAAAATTACAAGCTATAATTAAGGACTCTATGTATGAAAATGAGGCATTTCAGAAAGCCTTTGAAAAAGAACATCCTGAATATGTTCGTTGCATGAGACTTGGAGTTACGCCATCTCAGATTAATAGATTAATAGAAATTTGTGGTGGTTCAAACTAACGTAGCCTGCCAAAACTAACCGTCACAACTTGCCAATTTCCTTGTAGTGACAAACCTTGAACCCCAAATAATTTTATGAACATCCAATCCATCACCTGCAAAGTAAATACAGTACTCTCACCAACCACATACTAACAATCTGATTTTTTTCTAATCTTGCAATCTATCACATTGATACAATACTTTAATTAAACATAGAGGATTTCACAACGTTTAAGTTTCATGTGGATTCACTAATATTCCTAATGCTTTTATGATAAGGTTTTTAGGTTTCACGAGAATCACTATAATGACAGTGTCTTAAGAGTTGATACTCATTAAATGGACGGTAAATATTTGTTTAAGGACGGTGAAGAAACACACTTATATTTACCTCAATAAAATATGTTTCAACAAAATATCTTACCTCGGTTTTTACTAAAAACCGAGGTAAAATCTATTTCTTTTtagataaaaaaataaaataaaatatgtttcAACCCAAGTGCCACATACCTCTCGGTTTCTATTAAAAACAGAGGgaaaaaactttttttttatatatttaaattgttttcacaaaataataaaataaattgttcAAACAAATCAAGAGTTTGACAATGGATTCTTGGAGAATAACATATATTTTCAAATTTGTGATAAGTTATTTGTTCCAACTAAGAGAAATTTTTTTTTATACTTACAATCCATCCTAGAGAGATTTCATTATCTTGAGCAAATGCTTTTCTTGGCAAATGCTTTCACATGAAAGAGACACTACAACAAATAACGATTTTTATGACAACATGAAAGAAATACCGGAGAATATTGGTGAGAGAGTTTTTCCGTTCGCTAGGCTCCTTGGAGAATAAGTGTTCTTTCGTTGGCTAGAGAAGAAGTGTTCTTTCGCTAGGGCTCGGGAAGTGAATGGAGTAGACGCTGAGTGAATAAAAAATATAAAGAGAATTATAAGAACAACAATAATGGAGAATAACAAGAACAACAGTAATGTACCaaagcaacaacaacaataataacatatCAGAGAATAACAGTGAGAGAGTTTTTTGGTTCGCTAGGGCTCATTAGATAATAAGTGTTCTTTCGTTGGTTGGAGAAGAAGTGTTCTTTCGTTGGCTGGAGAAGAAGTGTTCTTTCGTCAGAGCTCGATAAGTGAATAAGGTAGACACTGAGTGAATAAAAAATATAACGAGTATTTATCGCGGTTATACTGAAAACTGAGATAACATATTCGACataaaatctataaaaaaaataAATGTGCCTTTTTGGTTCGTAAAAGAATAAAAAATTAGAGAATATTTATCTCGATTTTAATGCGTCTTTTTGGTTCCATATAAAACATAAAATTGCAGGAACTGAGAATCGAATCTCAAACCCTGAGCATATATTTATATCGATTTTTCATAAAACCGAAGAAAcatattgattttttttaaaaataaaacaaggCGCTCCAATTACATACACCACTGGTTTTATATTGTTCGTGGTGAAAACTTTGTCATAAAAAGCGTTATTTGTTGTGGtgtgttgttcttgttgttgttgttgttcttgttcttgttgttcttcTTGTTGGTATTGTTCTTCTTGTTGTTTTGTTAAAgttcttgttgttgttcttgttcttgttaAAGTTCTTGTTGCTCTTAtttttgttcttgttgttgttgttctattgctgcatttttatttattttattaaaatacaTACAACAATTGTTGTTTAAAGTAACCATTGTGATAGATTAAGACATACAACAATAATTGTTTAAAATAACTGTTGTGATAGGTTGCACGTTACTTGACTTATAATCATGGTCGCATGACCGTGGTGGAAAGaatcatacatacaatcacacctTAATATGGAAGGTGCTTTCTACAGTAGGAAATACACTTTGTTTATAAGAAAATACTAATAGATTGTCCGTGATCTAATCCATTATTTAATTTTAGACTATTACATAGATTGTATCATAAAAAGAAAATTTATGTTTGATACACAAAATCATCTACTTATTAACACAAAAAAAAAGACAACCAAATCGACCACAACCATAAATATCAATCTTCAATAGCATTTTCCATCGTAGATGTGCTTATATTTAACCCCCTATCTATATTATCCAAAGCATTTTTAGCAGCTCTATAACGTGCAATGTCTTTCTTAGAGTCATTAGTGCCACTTCCAACAAATTCCTCATTTATAAAGACTTCAATGCTACTAGATTTTTCCCACAAGTCTACGAATTCTAATTTGAAATTTTTCTTGTGACAAACTTCAATAAGTTGTGAGACAGGATTTTTTTTAACAGAATCTGGCTCGATTATAGGTTCAAGCAAATTTCTCACAACCTTGccaaaaaaaatataaaaacGCAATTAATGAAtgcaaataaataaaactttagttcaaaaaaaaaaaaaaggataTGTCATTGTACAGTTTAATAAATTATACTTTTTtgataaattaaaaaaatataatatattttatataaaATGAAAGAGTACCTTCCACACAACGTCAAGAGATGAATCTGAATCAATAAAAATAGCACCGATGGTTGATTCAACAACATCTGCTAGAGCCTTAGGTGCGTAGAGCTGCCCATTGGAATGTAAGTAATAGTCGTTGACTCTTTCTATGAATCTTTGAATCTGTATCgaattgtaaaaaaaaaattaatttaagTTCAAAAATAAATTAAAGTATAAAATAAAATGTAGAGAACTTACTTCATCTTCAAGATCGGATCGTTTGTGTCTCAGATACCGCTCTAAGCCATGTTTAATGGCCACACGTGCGAGTTTTTCCGTGTCAACATTCTTTGATTTTAATTGAGTCAAAACTCCCGGTTCCAAATTTGGATAAGAGAAAAATTGTTCCTTCACAATCAACAAGTTAAGAACAGCATCACCTAAATATTCTAACCGCTTATATGATGATCCGTTATCTGCACCGCAAGTTTTGTGCGTAAAAGCATCTTCTAATAAGTGTTCATTCTTAAATTTGTATTTGATAATTGCTTCCACTTCATCTAGCGGCGGAAGAGAATCCTTGTTGTAGGGgtcttctttttcttctttctGTTCTGGAGAGATTTTCTTTTCCTGGTGTTCAATGGTGAGAGCACTTGTTTGGATCATAAGAGTTTCTTCTTGCTCTCTGTGAGTTTGAGCTGCCATATGTGCTAAGAAAACGAAACTAGAGAGATCAAAACTTAGGTGAATATGTGAGGTTTGTTGTAAATTATGAAGCTGAGCTTTTAAAATTAAGTTGAATCAGCTTATCAATGGGTGCTAGGGTTGGATAAGGTTGGcaattaatttatttttatttttttctgtTAAATATTTAAGTAGTTACTATCAAGATTTGTTTTTCAATTATATCAAATTACACCTTTTTTTTAAAGATTTCTTTGCATTTTAAACCGTTTACCAAGGAACGGTGCAATCGGATCAGATATTTTGTGTTTTTATTTAAGTAATTCAATTAAAAAgtatatttttaataaatatacTCCTTTGTATCAATGCATAATAGATTTTTGATTATAATAATTTAATATACTACGTTTTCTTGCCAACGGTTATTTTTTTTTAACATTAAACAGCTAGCTATACGCTATTCATGTTATTggaatttaaaaatatttctttttaaaaatatttgaatcCTTTGCATATTCATTTCTTGTGACATTAGTCTCTACTTGTTGAGAAAAAAAGTCTCAAATTTGAAAATAAGTACATAATTTAAAATGTCTCAAATTCTTAGGCActaataaaatatttaatttttattattaatataaatCAAGTAACATCTAAGTTTTGAaactcaatttttttttaatattgtATTTATCTTAAATATTCTATAACAAATACTTTTTACAAATATTTTTGCTATTTATTCACATTTATAATTTGGAGTGTTCTTCGTGTGATCCCAAATCTTTCTTCTCGTTAGTTTC containing:
- the LOC127083473 gene encoding ribonuclease 3-like protein 3, whose translation is MAAQTHREQEETLMIQTSALTIEHQEKKISPEQKEEKEDPYNKDSLPPLDEVEAIIKYKFKNEHLLEDAFTHKTCGADNGSSYKRLEYLGDAVLNLLIVKEQFFSYPNLEPGVLTQLKSKNVDTEKLARVAIKHGLERYLRHKRSDLEDEIQRFIERVNDYYLHSNGQLYAPKALADVVESTIGAIFIDSDSSLDVVWKVVRNLLEPIIEPDSVKKNPVSQLIEVCHKKNFKLEFVDLWEKSSSIEVFINEEFVGSGTNDSKKDIARYRAAKNALDNIDRGLNISTSTMENAIED